The Labeo rohita strain BAU-BD-2019 chromosome 19, IGBB_LRoh.1.0, whole genome shotgun sequence genome window below encodes:
- the ctss1 gene encoding cathepsin S, ortholog 1 isoform X1 — MLVIRFVLVLLWVSLVCSEIRHLTDQWIAWKSQHNKTYRNTNEEHHRRGIWEQNLLDILKHNEEMAVGLHSYTLGLNQLSDMTSDEINQLNGLLEEDFRDVNVTFSPPSHQSLPPRVNWAEQGMVSPVQNQGPCGSCWAFSAVGALEGQMKKKTGSLVPLSPQNLMDCSVSLGNRGCKGGYLSRAFLYVIQNKGIDSNTFYPYEHKQGACRYSVTGRAGYCSGFRILPRHNEVALQNAIATIGPVSVGVNAKLASFHRYRSGIYSDPKCSSGLINHAVLVVGYGSENGQDYWLVKNSWGTAWGEKGFIRIARNKNMCGISSFAIYPTMSSEHI; from the exons aTGCTGGTGATCAGGTTTGTTCTGGTTCTGCTGTGGGTGTCACTGGTCTGTTCTGAGATCAGACATCTGACTGATCAGTGGATAGCCTGGAAATCTCAACACAACAAGACCTACAGAAACACA AACGAGGAGCATCACAGGAGAGGCATTTGGGAGCAGAATCTTCTGGATATTCTGAAACATAATGAGGAGATGGCCGTCGGTCTTCACTCATACACCCTCGGACTGAACCAGCTCAGCGACATG ACTTCAGATGAGATCAATCAGTTGAATGGTTTACTGGAGGAAGATTTTCGTGATGTCAACGTAACATTCTCACCTCCATCACACCAGTCCCTCCCACCACGTGTCAACTGGGCGGAGCAAGGGATGGTCAGTCCCGTCCAGaatcag GGCCCGTGTGGCTCATGCTGGGCGTTCAGTGCCGTCGGTGCTCTGGAGGGTCAGATGAAGAAGAAAACTGGCTCTCTGGTCCCGTTGAGTCCACAGAACCTGATGGACTGCAGTGTGAGTTTGGGGAACCGTGGCTGCAAAGGCGGATATCTGAGCCGAGCCTTTCTCTACGTCATCCAGAATAAAGGCATCGACTCCAACACCTTCTACCCGTATGAACACAAG CAGGGTGCATGTCGATACTCTGTGACGGGAAGAGCCGGATATTGCTCAGGTTTCCGGATTCTTCCACGCCACAATGAAGTAGCACTGCAGAATGCCATTGCTACCATCGGACCCGTGTCTGTCGGTGTCAATGCCAAACTTGCTTCCTTTCACAGATACAGAAGTG GAATCTACAGTGATCCGAAGTGCAGCTCTGGACTGATCAATCATGCGGTTCTAGTTGTGGGTTACGGCTCAGAAAACGGACAAGACTACTGGCTGGTGAAAAACAG CTGGGGAACGGCATGGGGTGAAAAAGGCTTTATCCGCATTGCACGAAATAAAAACATGTGTGGGATATCCAGCTTCGCCATTTACCCCACCATGTCATCTGAGCATATCTGA
- the ctss1 gene encoding cathepsin S, ortholog 1 isoform X2, producing MLVIRFVLVLLWVSLVCSEIRHLTDQWIAWKSQHNKTYRNTNEEHHRRGIWEQNLLDILKHNEEMAVGLHSYTLGLNQLSDMTSDEINQLNGLLEEDFRDVNVTFSPPSHQSLPPRVNWAEQGMVSPVQNQGPCGSCWAFSAVGALEGQMKKKTGSLVPLSPQNLMDCSVSLGNRGCKGGYLSRAFLYVIQNKGIDSNTFYPYEHKGACRYSVTGRAGYCSGFRILPRHNEVALQNAIATIGPVSVGVNAKLASFHRYRSGIYSDPKCSSGLINHAVLVVGYGSENGQDYWLVKNSWGTAWGEKGFIRIARNKNMCGISSFAIYPTMSSEHI from the exons aTGCTGGTGATCAGGTTTGTTCTGGTTCTGCTGTGGGTGTCACTGGTCTGTTCTGAGATCAGACATCTGACTGATCAGTGGATAGCCTGGAAATCTCAACACAACAAGACCTACAGAAACACA AACGAGGAGCATCACAGGAGAGGCATTTGGGAGCAGAATCTTCTGGATATTCTGAAACATAATGAGGAGATGGCCGTCGGTCTTCACTCATACACCCTCGGACTGAACCAGCTCAGCGACATG ACTTCAGATGAGATCAATCAGTTGAATGGTTTACTGGAGGAAGATTTTCGTGATGTCAACGTAACATTCTCACCTCCATCACACCAGTCCCTCCCACCACGTGTCAACTGGGCGGAGCAAGGGATGGTCAGTCCCGTCCAGaatcag GGCCCGTGTGGCTCATGCTGGGCGTTCAGTGCCGTCGGTGCTCTGGAGGGTCAGATGAAGAAGAAAACTGGCTCTCTGGTCCCGTTGAGTCCACAGAACCTGATGGACTGCAGTGTGAGTTTGGGGAACCGTGGCTGCAAAGGCGGATATCTGAGCCGAGCCTTTCTCTACGTCATCCAGAATAAAGGCATCGACTCCAACACCTTCTACCCGTATGAACACAAG GGTGCATGTCGATACTCTGTGACGGGAAGAGCCGGATATTGCTCAGGTTTCCGGATTCTTCCACGCCACAATGAAGTAGCACTGCAGAATGCCATTGCTACCATCGGACCCGTGTCTGTCGGTGTCAATGCCAAACTTGCTTCCTTTCACAGATACAGAAGTG GAATCTACAGTGATCCGAAGTGCAGCTCTGGACTGATCAATCATGCGGTTCTAGTTGTGGGTTACGGCTCAGAAAACGGACAAGACTACTGGCTGGTGAAAAACAG CTGGGGAACGGCATGGGGTGAAAAAGGCTTTATCCGCATTGCACGAAATAAAAACATGTGTGGGATATCCAGCTTCGCCATTTACCCCACCATGTCATCTGAGCATATCTGA